Proteins co-encoded in one Musa acuminata AAA Group cultivar baxijiao unplaced genomic scaffold, Cavendish_Baxijiao_AAA HiC_scaffold_1077, whole genome shotgun sequence genomic window:
- the LOC135666235 gene encoding ribosomal RNA small subunit methyltransferase, chloroplastic-like isoform X1, which translates to MLSVRPSSPPPCLAAPPPPLTRPCPARRLLPCAAVAAATGQRGRRRGDDDYHATIRSLNSRGRHTPRKSLGQHYMLNSSVNEELVRVAGVGEGDVVLEIGPGTGSLTNVLIDAGATVVAIEKDPHMATLVQERFRSTDQLMVLQEDFTKCHIHSHLSSLLEKNHKESSPTYAKVVSNLPFNISTEVVKQLLPMGDVFSDVVLLLQDEAASRLADCSLRTPEYRPINIFVKFYSDPAYIIKVERTNFFPEPNVDAAIIRFRLKRSAEYPMVASSKSFFSTVNSAFNGKRKMLRKSLQHICPSVEIEAALITIGQPVTARPEELTLDDFVSLHNLIAKN; encoded by the exons ATGCTCTCCGTCCGGCCATCCTCTCCTCCGCCCTGCCTGGCGGCCCCGCCTCCGCCGCTCACCCGCCCCTGCCCTGCTCGGCGGCTCCTCCCCTGCGCCGCCGTGGCCGCCGCCACTGGACAGCGAGGAAGGCGACGAGGCGACGACGATTACCACGCTACCATCCGGTCCCTCAACTCCCGCGGCCGCCACACTCCAAGAAAGTCGCTCGGCCAG CATTATATGTTGAATTCGAGCGTTAACGAGGAGCTCGTTAGGGTCGCGGGGGTCGGAGAAGGCGATGTCGTCCTGGAGATAGGGCCAGGAACTGGTTCTTTGACCAACGTCCTGATAGATGCCGGCGCTACGGTGGTTGCCATCGAAAAG GATCCACACATGGCCACTCTTGTTCAGGAAAGGTTTCGTTCTACAGACCAATTGATG GTTTTGCAAGAAGACTTCACAAAATGCCATATCCATTCACATTTAAGTTCATTATTGGAGAAGAATCACAAGGAAAGCAGTCCAACATATGCCAAG GTGGTTTCAAATTTACCTTTTAATATAAGCACAGAAGTCGTGAAGCAACTTCTTCCTATGGGTGATGTCTTCTCTGATGTCGTCCTTTTACTTCAG GATGAGGCTGCATCACGCCTGGCAGATTGTTCTTTACGAACACCAGAGTACAGACCCATTAACATTTTTGTGAAGTTCTACTCAG ATCCAGCTTACATAATCAAAGTTGAAAGGACCAACTTTTTTCCTGAGCCAAAT GTTGATGCTGCTATTATTAGATTTAGACTGAAGCGAAGTGCAGAATATCCAATGGTTGCTTCATCTAAAAGCTTCTTTTCAACG GTTAATTCTGCCTTTAATGGGAAGAGGAAAATGCTGCGTAAATCACTGCAGCATATATGTCCATCTGTTGAAATTGAGGCTGCTTTAATTACCATTGGTCAGCCGGTCACA GCCAGACCCGAAGAGCTAACGTTGGATGATTTTGTGAGCCTACACAATTTAATTGCAAAAAATTAG
- the LOC135666236 gene encoding dehydration-responsive element-binding protein 1G-like, with product MPAWLCPFFPNNKTHLFSRSTAHSGTKRHSRSMETFSGGEDGAASASGSRETWSYPTVSQAPPKRPAGRTKFRETRHPVYRGVRQRGAAGRWVCEVREPNKKSRIWVGTFPTADMAARAHDVAAMMLRGRSACLNFADSAWRLRVPPSFSGPRDIARAAAEAAEAFRPPSDSNGDAKEGKTFTAASSAAATTSTMSPEEDTGGGDAIDAMAYDDMDLGYGYYSGMAEGLLLVEPPPNGGCNWDDVDAGADVPLWSHSI from the coding sequence ATGCCCGCATGGCTCTGCCCCTTCTTCCCCAACAACAAGACACACCTCTTCAGTCGCTCCACCGCACACTCCGGAACAAAGCGTCATAGCCGAAGCATGGAGACCTTCTCTGGTGGCGAAGACGGCGCCGCGTCCGCCTCGGGATCACGGGAGACGTGGTCCTACCCAACGGTGTCGCAGGCGCCGCCGAAGCGGCCCGCGGGGAGGACCAAGTTCCGGGAGACGCGCCACCCGGTGTACAGGGGCGTCCGCCAGCGGGGCGCCGCCGGACGGTGGGTCTGCGAGGTCCGGGAGCCCAACAAGAAGTCCAGGATCTGGGTGGGCACGTTCCCCACCGCCGATATGGCGGCGCGGGCGCACGACGTCGCGGCGATGATGCTCCGGGGCCGCTCCGCCTGCCTCAACTTCGCCGACTCGGCGTGGCGGCTCCGCGTGCCGCCCTCGTTCTCCGGCCCCCGGGACATCGCACGGGCCGCAGCGGAGGCGGCGGAGGCGTTCCGGCCGCCGTCGGACTCCAACGGCGATGCAAAGGAGGGGAAAACCTTTACAGCAGCATCATCGGCAGCGGCCACGACTTCAACGATGTCGCCGGAAGAGGATACCGGAGGAGGAGACGCAATCGATGCGATGGCTTACGACGACATGGATTTGGGCTACGGTTACTACTCCGGGATGGCGGAAGGGTTGCTGCTGGTGGAGCCGCCGCCCAACGGTGGGTGTAACTGGGACGACGTGGACGCAGGCGCTGACGTGCCACTCTGGAGCCACTCCATCTGA
- the LOC135666235 gene encoding ribosomal RNA small subunit methyltransferase, chloroplastic-like isoform X2 — protein MATLVQERFRSTDQLMVLQEDFTKCHIHSHLSSLLEKNHKESSPTYAKVVSNLPFNISTEVVKQLLPMGDVFSDVVLLLQDEAASRLADCSLRTPEYRPINIFVKFYSDPAYIIKVERTNFFPEPNVDAAIIRFRLKRSAEYPMVASSKSFFSTVNSAFNGKRKMLRKSLQHICPSVEIEAALITIGQPVTARPEELTLDDFVSLHNLIAKN, from the exons ATGGCCACTCTTGTTCAGGAAAGGTTTCGTTCTACAGACCAATTGATG GTTTTGCAAGAAGACTTCACAAAATGCCATATCCATTCACATTTAAGTTCATTATTGGAGAAGAATCACAAGGAAAGCAGTCCAACATATGCCAAG GTGGTTTCAAATTTACCTTTTAATATAAGCACAGAAGTCGTGAAGCAACTTCTTCCTATGGGTGATGTCTTCTCTGATGTCGTCCTTTTACTTCAG GATGAGGCTGCATCACGCCTGGCAGATTGTTCTTTACGAACACCAGAGTACAGACCCATTAACATTTTTGTGAAGTTCTACTCAG ATCCAGCTTACATAATCAAAGTTGAAAGGACCAACTTTTTTCCTGAGCCAAAT GTTGATGCTGCTATTATTAGATTTAGACTGAAGCGAAGTGCAGAATATCCAATGGTTGCTTCATCTAAAAGCTTCTTTTCAACG GTTAATTCTGCCTTTAATGGGAAGAGGAAAATGCTGCGTAAATCACTGCAGCATATATGTCCATCTGTTGAAATTGAGGCTGCTTTAATTACCATTGGTCAGCCGGTCACA GCCAGACCCGAAGAGCTAACGTTGGATGATTTTGTGAGCCTACACAATTTAATTGCAAAAAATTAG